The sequence below is a genomic window from Nitrososphaerota archaeon.
CGGAGAAAAGACCGTCGACCCCCTAGCAATGTACATGAGCGACTGCAACACTGTCCCAGCGAACCTTGCGGGCATACCCGCAATATCTGTTCCATGCGGCTCTTCAAATGGTCTTCCAATAGGCCTGCAGATCATGGCTGCGCCTCTTGAGGAGGGAAAGATGCTCAACGCTGCAAAAACACTGGAAGATATTCTTGGAGTGTATGCAGAATGAAAGACGACTTTGGACTCAAGATAGGACTTGAAGTGCACTGCCAGCTTACGGTATTGAAGACAAAGCTCTTCTGCTCCTGCCCATCGAACTACAGAGGAGCAGATCCTAACACAAACATCTGCGAAGTCTGCACTGCCATGCCCGGTACATTACCAGTTCTTAACGAAAAGGCCGTAGAGGCAGCTACAAAGATAGCTCTGGCATTAAATTGTAAGATATCGGAGAGCATGAACTTTTTCCGCAAGAACTACTTCTATCCTGACATGCCCAAGAACTTCCAGATAACACAGTATGATAAGGCTGGAGGTAGCCCCATCGCAAAGGAAGGACTTGGGGAAACTAACGATGGTAGCGTGAGAATCAGGAGGATCCAGCTGGAGGAAGATCCTGGCAAATTAAGCTATGAGGGTACGATAATTTCATCTCCGATCTCCCTTGCAGACTATAACAGGGCTGGCGTTGCCTTGGTTGAAATTGTGACCGAACCAGATTTGAAGAGCCCTAAACATGCAAGAGAGTTCCTGCAAAAACTCAGGTCAATTTTGGAGCACATTGGAGTATGCGATGGAAGCTTGGAAGGTGCGATGCGATGCGATGCCAACGTTTCGCTATTCGGAGGGAAGAGGGTCGAAGTCAAGAACATTTCATCTTTCAAAGAGGTGGAAAGAGCGCTGAACTTCGAAATTACCCGCCAGAAGACCATGGCAAAAGCTTCCAAGGTTGAAGGCATGGAAACAAGGCATTGGGACGACGTTAGGAGGGTAACAGTGACACTACGCGTCAAGGAGGCTGAAGAAGACTATCGCTATTTCCCCGAGCCAGACCTTGTCCCTATTACAATATCAAAGGAGTACATAGCAGCCATAAAGAAAACGATGCCTGAGCTCCCTGACGAGAGGAAGGCCAGATTCGTTAGGCAGTATACCATCTCGGAGGAGGTTGCGGGAGTATTGGTTGGGGAGAAACTACTTGCAGACATCTATGAAGAAAGCCTGAAACATTACATGGCTCCAAAGTTGCTTGGCAGCTGGCTGGCAATAGACATTCTGGGCTACATCAACAGGTCAGAGAAGACCCTTTCAAGTATCAATTTCAAGCCAAAGGACCTTGCAGAGCTCGCAAAGAAGGTGGAGAAGAAGGAACTAACTGAGAGCACAGCAAAATCAGGCATCATAAAAACGATAGAGCAGGGCACGAGCAGATTTGAGTTTGCCAAAGAAACTGCAGCGATAACAGATCAGAAGTCGATAATGGATGCCGTTAAAGACATCTTAACAGCCAATCCCAAAGCCGTCGAGGATGCGAGGTCAGACCCCAAAGCCATAAACTTCCTTATGGGCCAGTTAATGAAGGCTACCAAGGGAAGAGCAGACCACGAATTAGCCAGAAAGATGATAGAAGAAGCTATTGCGAGTAGATAATAGTTTATTCAAGAACATTCAGTTTGCCATAGCGTCCAATATTTAGCTGAACTTCTCCTCTGAATGATCTGGTGTACCCGTTTTCCACCTTCACTCTCTGACCTACCTTTACCATGTCAATTTGATCTCCCCATAGAGACAGCTTGATCGTGCCTGTATCGTCGCGCAATTGGGCTTCTGCAACTCTCGACTGGCCTCCAGTCCTTAGGTTAACTGTTCGCGGTTCTGATATGTCGATAACTTCACCCTCTGCATCGACCCGGCTCATGTTATCACGGAGTTCGTTTATCTTCACTGAACTTCCCTTTCCTTGGTGCAGAGGCCCGTTATATATCTACTTTTGATGTCAGGTCATCAGCCTTTTAGAATCTTTGCCGCTGCATCGCGCAGAGCCTTCACAGCATCCTCAGGCGCAACTGTGTTCACATAAATCCCTGTTCCCCTTTCAAAATCGTCAAACCCTCTTAGACGCGGATATACTTCAATGTGCCAGTGTATCTGCCTTGAAGTGCGCTTCTCTGGGGAAGTATGAATAATGGCATTAAACTGCAAGTCTCCAACCACTCTGGCTAGAGCCTTGAACGATAACTCAAGAACTCTCGCAAGATCCATGATCTCTTTCTGCGACGCCCTAAGGAAACTTATCTGGTGCACCTTTGGAGATATCCAGAACTCGAAGGGATGCGATGGAGCTTGCGGAGCAAAGGAAAGGAAAGCATCTGTTTCAAGAAACCTCCTCGCACCTCCTATTTCGCGCTCTATTATCTGGCACATAGGGCACCCTCCGCTGGTTCGCATAGCCTTCTGCACAGTTTTCGACTCCTTCTCGATGGTTGGAGGTAGAACTGGTAGTGTAACTATCTGCATGTGGGCATGAGCCCTAGAAGCTCCGGCATTCCTGCCTTGATTGAGAAAGACAGCTACATATGCGACATTCTTCTTTGCATACAACCATCTTGCCTTGTCCTGAACAATTGAAAGCAGATTGACCCACTGATCAGCATCTACATCTTCAAAATTGACGTGTTTTGGACTTGCAACTACAATGTAGTGATAGCCAAAAGCCGGTTCGCTGTAAAGTGGGGGATCGCTGTACTTTTTGGGAGAAGCTTCAGAGACTGCTGGAAATTGATTCGGTATAACTCTGACAACCCAGTCCTGCACATAATCTTCAGGCATATCGCTAAGTTTTAGCATCGTGCTATGCCTGCTGGCGAGCACCAAATCTGAGAGGGGAGTCTTTGATTCATTACCGGGACAAAATATGCAGCCCTTTGCATCTGTAGTTTTCTTCTGCCTTGCTGCCCACTCTTCAGGCTTTAGAATGACAAACTTTTCATTAAAGTAATCCTTGCGAAGCTCTGACATTCGTCATGCCTTCTTTAGACTTATTTATCTCCATTTTCTAATCTGCAAGGTAATTACTGGCGTATCGATTGTTAGAACCTGCAGTTCTTGGGGCGACTTTTGTTGCCGTATTGTTAGCAGAGATGGGCGACAAAACTCAGGTACTGACATTTGCACTTGCAGCTAGAAACAGGGCCATACTTCCAGTCCTTGTCGGTTCTGTATTAGGAGAAGTATCTGCAAATTTGATTGGAGTTGTAATAGGAACTTTTCTGGGAGTTTTCATACCGTTCAATTTAGTCAGTCTTGCTGCCGGTGCAGTCTTCATAGTTTTTGGGATACTGAACATTGTTAGAAAAGAGGATGAAGAGGAGAAGGTTCCTCAGCCAAAAACGAAATCGATGATGCTATCAGCATTTTATCTGATCTTCCTTGCAGAAATGGGCGACAAAACTCAGGTACTGACTTTAGGTCTCTCGGCTCAGTATCAAAATCCTATCACGGTTCTTATAGGACTGTCATTGGCTTTTCTGACAATTTCGTCTGCTGGCGCGCTACTTGGAGAACGAATATCAAAGATATTACCGATGAAATGGATTAAGATAGCATCTGGAGTGCCGTTCATCATATTTGGTATTTTATTCATTACAGGGATAAATCTGCTGTAAGCTAATCGAGTGAAGATTAACAACTAATATAGTCAAGGAATGCTTTACATACATTAAGTATTTTGGAAATCTATCTCCCCCAAAATCCCGGCAAATACAAAAGTAGAGCTCAAATTTCTCGAGTAGTTACAGAAAGATGGGCCAAAGAAAATCTATTCTGTCCAAGTTGCGGTAGCAACTTAATTCTCTATCCTCCAAATACGAAGGTATACGATTTTTATTGCTCAAAATGCGGAGAAAAATTTCAGCTGAAGAGTTCTAGCAAGGCATTTACAACTTCTATACTTGGTGCGGCATACAAAACAACTTTGCAAAGCCTACAGCAAGGCAGACATCCCTCTAATATTACTATGCTATGACCCAAACAAGAAACTTGTCAACAGTCTATTTATTCTACATAAAGCCTGTATTACTACCAGCTGTTTGAGACCTAGGAATCCTCTAAAACCTTTAGCCAGAAGACATGGATGGCAGGGTTGCTCATATGCAGTTGATCAAATCCCAAAACTGGGCCGGATCTATATCATCAACAATGGAACAATTGTACCAAAAACCGAAGTAATGCAGCAATGGAGTACAGCCATGAGATTCTTGGATGTGCCTTTTACTAAAAGAGGTTGGATAACAGATGTTTTAGCCTGCACTGACCAATTGTATAACACCTTCTCTCTAGACGAAGTTTATCACTTCGAGGATAAGTTGGTAGAACTACATCAAGATAATCACAATGTGAGACCCAAAATTAGACAACAACTACAGAAATTACGCGATCTGGGACTAATAGAGTTTCTCCGACCCGGTGTTTACAGAAGATTGCATAGGTAACATAAACTCTTGATTTTAGTATATGTAATTTAGGAGATAGCTAGCATTCGTTCTATCGGCACTCTAGCCTTATCTGCAATATGCTTAGGAACTTTGACTTCGTACTTCATATCACGCAAAGATTCGTAAAGTTTCTCCACCGTTATCATCTTCATGTATTCGCATACTGCACTTTCGCTTGCTGGAATGAACTTCTTCTGTGGATTCTCCTTCTTCAGCCGATGCAGTATCCCGGTTTCAGTAGCAACGACAAATTCCTTCGCATTAGACTGCTTTGCATGCCTCGTCATACCTTCTGTGGAAAGCATGAACGTGCCAGCCTTTGGAATCTTCCCCGCTTCAACAAGGTACATGCAGTTTGTAACACAGCCACATTCAGGGTGTATCAGGAATTCCGCATCTGGATACTTTTCTATCATGCCTAGGACCGTTTGAGGATCAAGCTTTGCATGCACATGACACTCTCCAGGCCACAAATGCAACTTCCTACCAGTCTTCCTTTGGACATAAGCGCCAAGAAACATATCTGGTAAAAACAGAATCTCTTTGTCCTTTTGAATACTATTTACAACGTTGACAGCGTTGGTGGAGGTGCAGCAATAGTCGCTTTCTGCCTTGACCTCAGCAGTGGTATTGACGTAAGAAACTACTACTGCATTTGGATATCGCCTCTTCCACTCTCTTAGCTGCTCGGCATTGATCGTATCTGCCAAAGAGCAGCCAGCTTTTAGGTCTGGGATCAATACTTTCTTGTCTGGGCAGACTATAGATGCTGTTTCGGCCATAAAATGAACCCCGCAGAATACTATGACATCAGCATCTGTCTTTGCTGCCTGCCTTGACAGGCCTAAAGAATCTCCGACGAAATCGGCAATGTCCTGAATTTCGGGTATCTGGTAGTTGTGTGCCAGAATGATGGCATTCCTCTTCTTCTTCAGGGCCAAAATATCCTCTACCAGCTTGCCTTGAGGAGATTGCAGAATAGTGGCCATCTAGATCAGAATATTTTATCAAAGATATAAGGGATTAGAATGTGAGTTCTTGTAACTCTTAGGGAGACAGGTGAACCAAACTAGGAGCTTGAAGTTAGCTGGTCGATTTCGTAACTTCCTTATCGTCCTAGCTACTTTCTCGGAAAGAACTTCCTGTAGGGGAAGAGCAGTCCCAAGAGGCTAGAGATCATAAACAGAATTAACAAAACGAGCTCCAAAGCGGTTGATCCGAGCGTGCTTAAGACAATCGTTGCGGAAACAATGAAGAACGCCGGAAGAGACCAGAGGGCATACCAAGCCCACTTTTCCCCTCTTCTGTACGCAGTCACAGAGATGGCTGTGATAAGGAAGGCGAATCCTAAGTCAGCCAAGCCTGAAAATCTCACATAGTATAAAGCCAAGTCGAACAACCCCGGGTTCGATGCTCTCAGTTCGCTGAACGTCATGCCGATGATTCTCTCTGCCGTCGTTGGGTCTGGGTCTATGCCCAATAGATTTTGCACCGCGGTTGGTAGGAACAATACTCCCAAAGCGAAGGGGAGTATCCATGCATGCTTCTCGTATGCCTTCTCAACTCTGGGTTGATTCACGATGTGACTGCAAGCGAGCTCAGGAATAAACCTATCTTTAGTCTCCCGAAGAGTTACAAGAACCTGGGACCTAATCCTCAACAATAGTATTATTCTGATATCTTAGAACACGAAACAAATACTGTTTTTACGAAAATTTTTACTTGTACAGTATAATTTTATTAGTATGCAATTCATCTACGCCGTGGGCGCTTATGTTTACTGGTGAATCAGAAGTTCAAGCTAGAAGAAAGACTCTTTCTATACTGCAGGACGAAACTAGGAGAGTATTTGACTCCGCTAGGGATCTGTCAACAGCTTATTCCCTGCTCTTGGCAGGAAAGAAGACTGATCTGCAGAACACCTTTGCCAAAATAAGGAAGGCAGAGGATGACGCGGAATCCTACAGAAGAGCGTTGACACGAGAGCTGGCAGAAGTAGGCACACTGATGATGAACAGAGAAGACATCTTGAGGGTAGCCTACAATATCGAAGAGATTGCAGGCTTCGTAAATGGAATAGCGTTCAGACTTTCGTTCCTAGAGCCGAAGGTTTTGAAAAAGGGCAAGATACTTGAAGACTTCAGGGGCCTTCTGGAGATGGCTGTTGAGTCTGTGCAGCGGCTGATGGAAATGGTAAGGGCCCTGTCAATAAACCCAGCATCGGCTATGGAGACCGCTAATACTATACAAAAACTCGAGCGTCAAGTAGATGACAAGTACAGGGCAGTAATAGTATCTCTTATGAAGCTCGATTCGTTCAAGGATGTTTTGGTGCTTAAGGACATCGTGGAGAGAGTGGAAGACCTTTCCGACAGGTGTCTGGCCGCTTCAGACTCCATAACAATAGTTGCGTTAGGACTATAGCGATGGCTAGGGTAAAAGCAGAACTCGTAGAAAACAGAATTGTGGTCTGGGACATACAAGCATCAAGAGAGATATTCAAGGATAGCTTCTACGGCAAGCCTCTGGGGATACCCAAGCCAAAGGGTGCCGATTTCGACGCTCCTCTGATACTTGACCTTATCGAGGGCTATTACCTTGCAAAAGAGGGCAGAATTACCATCTACGATGCCAAGACTGGCGAGAAGGCCAAGGAGAAGGAGATGGAGAAGAAGTGCAGAAGCGAATACCTCCATTTTGACGAAAAATACCTTGTGTATAGAGAATTAAGAGGGGCTGGCTATGTTGTGACTCCTGGTATAAAGTTTGGCTGCGATTTTGCCATTTACGAGCGTGGGCCAGGAATAGACCATGCGCCCTATCTAGTTCAAGTCTTGCTTTCTGATCAAAGCCTTACAGCGACTGCGATAGTCTTGGCAGGCAGGTTAGCTACCACGGTAAGAAAGCAGTTTGTCATAGCTGTGCCCAGTATTGATGCTAAGAAAGTCGACTTTCTCTCCTTCGACTGGTGGAGGGCCTAGCCAGTTGGAGCAGGTGCAGGTACGACTGTCCCTATGGCGAAATTCGGTCTTATTTCGGAAATGCGAATCTTTACCGCGTCTCCCTGCTTGGCGTTAGGAACGAATATCACGTAGCCATCTACCCTCGTGACGCCGTCTCCCTTCCTACTGACCTCTGCGATCGTAACATCTAACTCGTCGCCTATCTTGACTGGTTTCGGTTTAAAGTAGACTTTAGGGAATCGTTGCCTTTGACTGCTTCCCCCATCATCAGTTGGTGGCGCTCCTTCAGACATAAGCAGAACCTGATGCGAACTTTGTATTTCCCTATTTAAATCTGTGCATTTCTTACGCTCTGACGCATGTCTAGTGCAATAAACGATGGCGACCTAGTATTGCTATACCTAAAGCCGCACAAGTCTTGGCTTGTCAGGATCAAGAAGGGAGACAAGGCTCATACCCACGCAGGGTTCATAGAACACAATTCCATGATAGGCAAAGAGTTGGGGTCGTCCATAGAATCAAGTATGGGAAGGACATTTAGGCTCCTGAGGCCTACTCTGGCGGATTTCTTGATGAGATTTTCAAGACCGACGCAGGTAGTCTATCCCAAAGACCTTGGCATGATAGCCGCTTGGACAGGCCTTTCATCTGGGAAGATCGTTGTAGAGTCTGGTACTGGGAGCGGGGCTCTGACAGCGTTTATGGCCAACCTTGTCAGGCCGAACGGCCATGTGTATACTTATGAGATAAGGGAGGAGTTCATGGAAGCTGCAAAGAAGAATTTGCAGAAAGTGGGTCTTCTGGATTATGTTACCATTACCAACAAAGATGCGAAGGAAGGGATTGATGTCAAGGATGCGGACATTGCGATAATTGATGTTGGAGACCCTTGGACTCTGGTCGAACCATTTAAGAATGCTTTGAAGGGTGCTGGTATGCTGGCTGCTATATCGCCTACGATGAATCAAGCCGAAAAGATGACTGCAGAGTTATTGGATAAGGGCTTCGTAGATGTCTGGAGTATCGAACTGATAGCCAGAGAGCTGGAGGCCAGAGTTGGCATGACCAGACCTTCTATGAGGATGATCGGCCATACAGCTTACATAACATTTGCCAGAAAGGGAGTGTAACTACTTTCTTTTCGAACCCTTCTTAGCGAGCTCAATCTGCTTCAGCAGGTCGATTGCCCTTTGCGGGGCGTTGCCCACATGACCTGAAACCTTCATCAACTCTTCAATCCTCTTTGCTGCTATATACTTAGACACTTCTCTATCCCTCTTAATCGTCTCTACTAAGGGATTTTTCTTCCCTGCTTGAATAGCCTTCCAAGCTTCTGTTGACAGCGTCCTGAGTTTTTCATGCATCTTCTGCCTGTCTGCCCCCTTCTTTGCAGCCTCCATCATAAGAGGCTCGATCGATGCGAAAGAGGAATAGGTTTCCAAATTGTCCTTAATCTTCTGGTAGAATATCTCCAGACCTGCGACGATCTTTGAATATTGCCCAAGGCATTCATCTACTGCTAGGAAGGCTTCAGGGATTATTATCCTCCTGTTGGCTGAATCATCCAAGGTTCTCTCGAATATCGAGGATGCTGCATTCGAGAATGCTGTGTTTGGCAGTGTCGAAACATATCTTGCTAACGAGCAGGCTCTTTCTGCAGATACGGGGTTTCGCTTAAACGGCATCACCGACGAACCTACCTGCTTTGCTCCGAACGGTTCCGCCAATTCTCCAAACTGGGGCGACTGCAAGACTCTAACATCCAAGCAGAACTTGTGTACGCTCTGGGCTATACATGCAAGCAATGATAATACAATAAGATCTATCTTTCTTGGATAGGTCTGTCCTGAAACTGAATGCGCTTCTATGCCCAGCTTTTCCATGACAATACTCTCCAAATCACTTGCCGACTTGCCGCTCTTCAAAAGTGCCGTGTATCCCGCAGATGTCCCTACAGCTCCCTTCATACCTTTGCCTTTCACAATATTTTCATTTATGAAATCAAGCGTTTTCAAATCCAGCAGCAAATCTTGGGCATAACCTGCGAATCTGTATCCTAATGTTGTCGGCTCTGCAGGCTGTAGATGTGTCCAGCCCATGCATGTCACTGAGCTGTTTTGCTTGATCTTCTTTGCAAGCTCTACAAGAACTTCTATTATTCTCGCTCTGATAATTGCTAAAGCGGATTTAATTCTGATGATGTCAGCGTTGTCCTCAATGTCTGCTGATGTTGCTCCAAGATGCAGTTTCCCTCCTCCTATCTTTGCTTGCTCTGCAAAAGTTTTGAGCTCAGCCATCAGGTCGTGTCCGATCTCCTTCTCTATCTCGTGGGCTCTCTTCAGGTCGATGAATGACGCAGTAGAATATTTCTTGATGTTCTGCAGTTCTTCCTTCGTTAACAGTCCGTATTGTTGCTGAACCTCTGCTAAAGCCAGCCAGATTTTCCTCCAGATTGCTCTGTAGTTTTTTTCAGAGAAAAGTTGGCGCATTTCCTTGCTGCCGTAGCGCCAAGTAAATGGTGAAAGGAAAGTTTCATGGTTGAAGGATTCTTCTGGCATCTATGTCTATAGCCCTCTAATTGTTGTGAAATAAACATTCAACTTCGGTGAAGTGATTACTGGTCACGGAAATTCCATCATGCACATATTGAGCTTAGAATGCTAGAAAATTCAGAAACAGAACCAACAGAATACAAACAAAACATGGCTATTATCACTACGGAATCACCAAAAAAGCTGGAGAAAGTTAGTTAACCTAATTATCTTATAAACTCCTACCATATCTAATTGTTGATGGTTTTTTCCTGCAACATTAAATGTCCTTCATGCCAAAACTTTATGATGCAAGCATTTAGTGGCGATTATAGTGGAGCTATACAGTGCCCAAAATGTACAAGGACGTTAAATATTGCAATCAAAGAAGTTTATGGTAATACCTATGGATTGGTTCAAGGCGTGAAACTTGTAAAGATTCAACTCTCTTTGCCAAGTCTAGTTCCGAAAGCAGTTAAGGATGATTTTGATGAATCTTTGCGGTGTTTTAATGAATCAAACGCTTTCAAGTCTACAGTAGTGATGTGCCGACGGGCTCTCGAGAGTGTAGCAGAATCGAAGGGAATTACAGGAGGTAATCTTGCCGATAAACTCACAACCCTAAACAAGAAAGGTTTTATCGATAACGCTACACTGAACACAGCCACAGGTATTAGGCAATTTGGGAACTATGGTTCTCATCCTCAAGATGACTTGTTAAAAGACATTGGTGAATTCGAAGCTGAGATGGTTCTAAAAATTACTGGAAGATTATTAAATGAAATATTTAGAAAGTGAAATTTCCCAAGGTCAAATCCAGAGCAAATATCCGAGGAATCAAAGCACAATCTAGTTCCTAAAACCTTATTAGAACTGCGCATTGGCTTCGTGCCCACAAAACCAGTGAATTTGTAGTGGGCGTAACCAGACTCTCCAAAGTTTCATTAATAGTCCCAAGAAGCGAAGTTCCTGCAGCCCTCAGACAACTCTCAGAGTTTGGCTTGTTTCATCCTGCACAACCCCATTCAGAATCTTACGACCTCAGACTAGACGACTTGTCGTCAAAAGCCTTCAGGGTCTACATTGCACTGGGAGAAATTATCCGGGAAACGAAACTGCAGTTAGAACCTGGACTGGTAGAAATACTCCTCAAAGGTTACAAAGTCCCCAAAGAAAAGTTCACAGCAACAGACTGGGAAGATTTAGTCAATAAAACAGATGCAGAAGCGAAGCCACTAATCGATGAAATCAGCAGAGCTTTGGGAGAAGCTGCAGACGCAGAGAAGAAACTGCAATCAGAGAACGCAATGAAAGAGGCCCTAAAGCTTGTTTCAGGATTTTCGATCGACTTCAGGCAGTTCACCTCATTAAACAGGTTCCATGTCGTATTTGCGGTAGCAGCAACGAAAGACTTGCTCGAAATAAGGAACAGTCTTCCAGAAACTATAATTTTAGACTCCGCTTTAACAGAAGTGGAAAGCGCAATAGTGGTAGCATCGACCAAGGCGATGGGAGTTACTGTAGAAAAGGTTCTCAGGAGTTTTGAGGTCGAGCCATT
It includes:
- the gatB gene encoding Asp-tRNA(Asn)/Glu-tRNA(Gln) amidotransferase subunit GatB, with product MKDDFGLKIGLEVHCQLTVLKTKLFCSCPSNYRGADPNTNICEVCTAMPGTLPVLNEKAVEAATKIALALNCKISESMNFFRKNYFYPDMPKNFQITQYDKAGGSPIAKEGLGETNDGSVRIRRIQLEEDPGKLSYEGTIISSPISLADYNRAGVALVEIVTEPDLKSPKHAREFLQKLRSILEHIGVCDGSLEGAMRCDANVSLFGGKRVEVKNISSFKEVERALNFEITRQKTMAKASKVEGMETRHWDDVRRVTVTLRVKEAEEDYRYFPEPDLVPITISKEYIAAIKKTMPELPDERKARFVRQYTISEEVAGVLVGEKLLADIYEESLKHYMAPKLLGSWLAIDILGYINRSEKTLSSINFKPKDLAELAKKVEKKELTESTAKSGIIKTIEQGTSRFEFAKETAAITDQKSIMDAVKDILTANPKAVEDARSDPKAINFLMGQLMKATKGRADHELARKMIEEAIASR
- a CDS encoding DNA-binding protein, whose product is MKINELRDNMSRVDAEGEVIDISEPRTVNLRTGGQSRVAEAQLRDDTGTIKLSLWGDQIDMVKVGQRVKVENGYTRSFRGEVQLNIGRYGKLNVLE
- a CDS encoding DUF4921 family protein, translating into MSELRKDYFNEKFVILKPEEWAARQKKTTDAKGCIFCPGNESKTPLSDLVLASRHSTMLKLSDMPEDYVQDWVVRVIPNQFPAVSEASPKKYSDPPLYSEPAFGYHYIVVASPKHVNFEDVDADQWVNLLSIVQDKARWLYAKKNVAYVAVFLNQGRNAGASRAHAHMQIVTLPVLPPTIEKESKTVQKAMRTSGGCPMCQIIEREIGGARRFLETDAFLSFAPQAPSHPFEFWISPKVHQISFLRASQKEIMDLARVLELSFKALARVVGDLQFNAIIHTSPEKRTSRQIHWHIEVYPRLRGFDDFERGTGIYVNTVAPEDAVKALRDAAAKILKG
- a CDS encoding TMEM165/GDT1 family protein; translation: MLEPAVLGATFVAVLLAEMGDKTQVLTFALAARNRAILPVLVGSVLGEVSANLIGVVIGTFLGVFIPFNLVSLAAGAVFIVFGILNIVRKEDEEEKVPQPKTKSMMLSAFYLIFLAEMGDKTQVLTLGLSAQYQNPITVLIGLSLAFLTISSAGALLGERISKILPMKWIKIASGVPFIIFGILFITGINLL
- a CDS encoding restriction endonuclease; its protein translation is MLEIYLPQNPGKYKSRAQISRVVTERWAKENLFCPSCGSNLILYPPNTKVYDFYCSKCGEKFQLKSSSKAFTTSILGAAYKTTLQSLQQGRHPSNITML
- the nadA gene encoding quinolinate synthase NadA, with the protein product MATILQSPQGKLVEDILALKKKRNAIILAHNYQIPEIQDIADFVGDSLGLSRQAAKTDADVIVFCGVHFMAETASIVCPDKKVLIPDLKAGCSLADTINAEQLREWKRRYPNAVVVSYVNTTAEVKAESDYCCTSTNAVNVVNSIQKDKEILFLPDMFLGAYVQRKTGRKLHLWPGECHVHAKLDPQTVLGMIEKYPDAEFLIHPECGCVTNCMYLVEAGKIPKAGTFMLSTEGMTRHAKQSNAKEFVVATETGILHRLKKENPQKKFIPASESAVCEYMKMITVEKLYESLRDMKYEVKVPKHIADKARVPIERMLAIS
- a CDS encoding DUF47 family protein, with the protein product MFTGESEVQARRKTLSILQDETRRVFDSARDLSTAYSLLLAGKKTDLQNTFAKIRKAEDDAESYRRALTRELAEVGTLMMNREDILRVAYNIEEIAGFVNGIAFRLSFLEPKVLKKGKILEDFRGLLEMAVESVQRLMEMVRALSINPASAMETANTIQKLERQVDDKYRAVIVSLMKLDSFKDVLVLKDIVERVEDLSDRCLAASDSITIVALGL
- the endA gene encoding tRNA-intron lyase, giving the protein MARVKAELVENRIVVWDIQASREIFKDSFYGKPLGIPKPKGADFDAPLILDLIEGYYLAKEGRITIYDAKTGEKAKEKEMEKKCRSEYLHFDEKYLVYRELRGAGYVVTPGIKFGCDFAIYERGPGIDHAPYLVQVLLSDQSLTATAIVLAGRLATTVRKQFVIAVPSIDAKKVDFLSFDWWRA
- a CDS encoding TRAM domain-containing protein, with the translated sequence MSEGAPPTDDGGSSQRQRFPKVYFKPKPVKIGDELDVTIAEVSRKGDGVTRVDGYVIFVPNAKQGDAVKIRISEIRPNFAIGTVVPAPAPTG
- a CDS encoding tRNA (adenine-N1)-methyltransferase, with product MSSAINDGDLVLLYLKPHKSWLVRIKKGDKAHTHAGFIEHNSMIGKELGSSIESSMGRTFRLLRPTLADFLMRFSRPTQVVYPKDLGMIAAWTGLSSGKIVVESGTGSGALTAFMANLVRPNGHVYTYEIREEFMEAAKKNLQKVGLLDYVTITNKDAKEGIDVKDADIAIIDVGDPWTLVEPFKNALKGAGMLAAISPTMNQAEKMTAELLDKGFVDVWSIELIARELEARVGMTRPSMRMIGHTAYITFARKGV
- a CDS encoding adenylosuccinate lyase, producing the protein MPEESFNHETFLSPFTWRYGSKEMRQLFSEKNYRAIWRKIWLALAEVQQQYGLLTKEELQNIKKYSTASFIDLKRAHEIEKEIGHDLMAELKTFAEQAKIGGGKLHLGATSADIEDNADIIRIKSALAIIRARIIEVLVELAKKIKQNSSVTCMGWTHLQPAEPTTLGYRFAGYAQDLLLDLKTLDFINENIVKGKGMKGAVGTSAGYTALLKSGKSASDLESIVMEKLGIEAHSVSGQTYPRKIDLIVLSLLACIAQSVHKFCLDVRVLQSPQFGELAEPFGAKQVGSSVMPFKRNPVSAERACSLARYVSTLPNTAFSNAASSIFERTLDDSANRRIIIPEAFLAVDECLGQYSKIVAGLEIFYQKIKDNLETYSSFASIEPLMMEAAKKGADRQKMHEKLRTLSTEAWKAIQAGKKNPLVETIKRDREVSKYIAAKRIEELMKVSGHVGNAPQRAIDLLKQIELAKKGSKRK
- a CDS encoding DUF4145 domain-containing protein, which encodes MMVFSCNIKCPSCQNFMMQAFSGDYSGAIQCPKCTRTLNIAIKEVYGNTYGLVQGVKLVKIQLSLPSLVPKAVKDDFDESLRCFNESNAFKSTVVMCRRALESVAESKGITGGNLADKLTTLNKKGFIDNATLNTATGIRQFGNYGSHPQDDLLKDIGEFEAEMVLKITGRLLNEIFRK